In SAR202 cluster bacterium, a genomic segment contains:
- a CDS encoding molybdopterin molybdotransferase MoeA: METRTGHGHGRGHGHRHEDMLSVEEAYERIISAFKPLEAEERPILDALGQVLTEDVYSPIDIPPAANSAMDGYAVRANDASGASVERPVTLRVIGLVAAGQVPSKAVEKGTAIRIMTGAPVPPGADAVVPFEETDEVERRSKGAGLDEIAIRGDGSKGRNVRPAGEDVRRGARILERGMALRPSEIGVLASLGMGKVKVIRKPCVAIIATGDELQTPGVPLGPGKIYDANSYSLASSVAKYGGVAKVLGIARDNLSDMNRKLEEGLESDLLLTSAGVSKGDYDIVKDVLAERGRINFWSVRMRPAKPLAWGSLRGPGGREVPHLGLPGNPVSAMVAFEMFARPAILKMQGKKRLAKPMIRAILQGQSTITMGGAYLLECR; encoded by the coding sequence ATGGAGACTAGAACAGGCCACGGGCACGGGAGGGGGCATGGGCATCGCCACGAGGACATGCTCAGCGTGGAGGAGGCTTACGAGCGAATAATATCGGCTTTCAAGCCGCTGGAGGCCGAGGAGAGGCCGATACTGGATGCGCTAGGACAGGTGCTGACGGAGGATGTGTATTCGCCTATCGATATACCTCCGGCGGCGAACTCGGCCATGGATGGCTACGCAGTGCGGGCTAACGACGCGTCGGGGGCTTCCGTGGAACGGCCAGTGACATTGCGGGTCATTGGCCTGGTGGCGGCGGGACAGGTGCCGTCGAAGGCGGTGGAGAAGGGGACGGCGATTCGAATAATGACAGGGGCACCGGTGCCGCCGGGGGCGGACGCGGTGGTGCCCTTTGAGGAGACGGACGAGGTGGAGCGCCGGTCGAAGGGAGCTGGTTTGGACGAGATAGCGATTCGAGGGGACGGGTCGAAGGGGCGCAACGTGAGGCCAGCAGGAGAGGATGTGAGGAGAGGCGCACGGATCCTGGAGAGGGGCATGGCGCTGAGGCCGTCGGAGATAGGGGTGCTGGCTTCGCTGGGGATGGGGAAGGTCAAGGTTATCAGAAAGCCCTGCGTGGCGATCATTGCGACGGGGGATGAGCTGCAGACCCCCGGGGTGCCGCTGGGGCCAGGGAAGATATATGACGCCAATAGCTACAGCCTGGCGTCATCAGTAGCGAAGTATGGCGGGGTGGCGAAGGTGCTGGGCATTGCCAGGGATAACCTTTCGGATATGAATCGGAAGCTGGAGGAGGGGTTGGAGTCGGACCTGCTGCTGACGTCGGCGGGGGTGTCGAAGGGGGACTACGACATCGTGAAGGATGTGCTGGCGGAGCGAGGGAGGATAAATTTTTGGTCGGTGAGGATGAGGCCTGCGAAGCCGCTGGCGTGGGGGAGCCTGAGGGGGCCGGGAGGCCGGGAGGTGCCGCATCTCGGGCTGCCGGGGAACCCGGTGAGCGCGATGGTGGCGTTTGAAATGTTCGCCCGGCCAGCGATTTTAAAGATGCAGGGAAAAAAACGGTTGGCGAAACCGATGATTAGGGCTATACTTCAGGGCCAATCCACAATTACGATGGGCGGCGCGTATTTGCTCGAGTGCAGGTGA
- a CDS encoding acylphosphatase: MSAESESLAKKSNPPSPPPSLLHAVVRGKVQGVGFRQFLTEKAAVLGIRGTVRNLPDGRSVEVYAQGPQRSLDTLLAHLKRGPAGSRVLQIEAAWQPPRDLPLGFFILPG, from the coding sequence TTGTCCGCAGAAAGCGAAAGCCTCGCGAAGAAGAGTAACCCTCCCTCTCCTCCCCCATCCCTCCTCCACGCCGTCGTCCGCGGCAAAGTTCAGGGCGTCGGCTTCCGTCAGTTCTTGACCGAAAAAGCTGCCGTTTTAGGCATACGCGGCACCGTCCGAAATCTCCCCGATGGTAGGTCAGTGGAAGTCTACGCCCAGGGCCCCCAGCGCAGCCTGGATACCCTCCTCGCCCACCTCAAACGCGGCCCCGCAGGCTCCCGCGTACTACAGATAGAAGCCGCCTGGCAGCCCCCTCGTGACCTGCCACTCGGCTTCTTCATCCTACCCGGCTAG
- a CDS encoding ABC transporter permease, whose translation MKKVLIANIKMTLRDRQTLFWALVFPLIFVTVFGLFDVDSVDPSDIALIDRSNSPQSQSLRSNISSIQLLQVTDAYPTEAAARQAIHDRDLDYALVIPEDIATAGRDGAPSRLTLYFSSGNPGINQLTLSAIQQVLDQANLEIAGAGRSLLLSPQSIQDKDVKYYDQLLLGLIGMAIMFNSIIVIAVKISGYRQQRILRRLLVTPLPLRNYFAAEVITYLGLALIQTSLVLAVGVFVFGGQIHGSLLWIYVIVFFANLVFLNIGFAIGGSVSSPAAASGLANVIAMPMMFFSGTFFPTSTLPAFLPDLVQVLPLTPAIDALHAVGIDGKPLWDTWPQLAMLSGWIIASSILAIKTFRFD comes from the coding sequence ATGAAAAAAGTCCTCATCGCCAACATCAAGATGACCCTGCGGGACCGCCAGACCCTTTTCTGGGCATTGGTCTTTCCCCTCATCTTCGTCACCGTCTTCGGCCTCTTCGATGTCGACTCCGTTGACCCTTCCGACATCGCCCTCATCGACCGCTCCAACTCCCCACAATCTCAAAGCCTTCGGTCCAACATATCCAGCATCCAGCTCCTCCAGGTCACAGACGCGTACCCCACGGAAGCCGCCGCCCGCCAGGCCATTCATGATAGAGATTTGGACTATGCCCTGGTTATTCCCGAAGACATCGCCACTGCTGGCCGCGACGGCGCCCCCTCTCGGTTAACCCTCTACTTCAGTTCAGGCAATCCGGGAATAAACCAGCTCACCCTCAGCGCCATTCAACAAGTGCTAGACCAGGCCAACCTGGAAATCGCCGGCGCCGGCAGGTCTCTGCTCCTATCCCCCCAGTCCATCCAGGACAAAGACGTCAAATACTACGACCAGCTCCTTCTCGGCCTCATAGGCATGGCCATCATGTTCAACTCCATCATCGTCATCGCCGTCAAAATCAGCGGCTACCGGCAGCAGCGCATCCTGCGGCGCCTCTTGGTCACCCCCCTCCCCCTCCGCAACTACTTCGCCGCCGAGGTTATAACCTACCTGGGCCTCGCCCTTATTCAGACCTCCCTGGTTCTGGCCGTGGGCGTCTTTGTCTTCGGCGGCCAAATCCATGGCAGCCTTCTCTGGATATACGTCATCGTCTTCTTCGCCAACCTGGTATTCCTCAACATCGGCTTCGCCATCGGCGGCTCCGTCTCCAGCCCCGCCGCCGCCTCCGGCCTCGCCAACGTCATCGCCATGCCCATGATGTTCTTCTCCGGCACCTTCTTCCCCACCTCCACCCTCCCAGCCTTCCTTCCGGACCTCGTCCAGGTCCTCCCCCTCACCCCCGCCATCGACGCCCTCCACGCCGTCGGCATCGATGGCAAACCCCTCTGGGACACCTGGCCCCAGCTAGCCATGCTCTCCGGCTGGATCATCGCCTCCTCCATCCTCGCCATCAAAACCTTCCGATTTGACTGA
- a CDS encoding ABC transporter ATP-binding protein, whose translation MSSQIDPIIQVEGLVKKFGNLTAVDGISFSVQKGEIFGIIGPNGAGKTTTLEIIEGLQTPTSGSVKILGLHQDPSNAPLIKERIGVQLQASTYFDHLTLTEILHLFGSFYRARIPPHDLLARVDLIDKASTTIKKLSGGQKQRFSIVASLVNDPDLIILDEPTTGLDPAARRSLWDLIRNLHNAGKTIVLTTHYMEEAQFLCSRVAIIDHGKIIALDTVPNLVQRIPAPYRVVLTTSMPLQLTPATPDQWSLESIDSDGLTLHLRMSSPASALPALTQLAGRQNAVITRLEVIPATLEDVILELTGTAPR comes from the coding sequence ATGTCCTCGCAAATAGACCCCATCATCCAGGTCGAAGGCCTCGTCAAAAAGTTCGGCAATCTCACCGCCGTCGACGGCATCTCCTTCTCCGTCCAAAAAGGCGAAATCTTCGGCATCATCGGCCCCAACGGCGCAGGCAAGACCACCACCCTGGAGATCATCGAAGGCCTCCAAACACCCACCTCCGGCTCCGTTAAAATCCTCGGCCTTCATCAGGACCCCAGCAATGCGCCGCTCATCAAGGAGCGCATTGGCGTCCAGCTTCAGGCCTCCACCTACTTTGACCACCTCACCCTCACCGAAATCCTGCACCTTTTCGGCAGCTTCTACCGCGCCCGCATCCCTCCCCACGACCTCCTCGCCAGGGTTGACCTCATAGACAAAGCCAGCACCACCATAAAAAAGCTCTCCGGCGGTCAGAAGCAGCGGTTTTCCATCGTCGCCAGCCTCGTCAACGACCCCGACCTTATTATTCTCGACGAGCCCACCACCGGCCTAGACCCCGCCGCCCGACGCAGCCTCTGGGACCTCATCCGCAACCTCCACAACGCGGGCAAGACCATCGTCCTCACCACCCACTACATGGAAGAAGCCCAGTTCCTCTGCAGCCGCGTAGCCATCATCGATCATGGCAAGATCATCGCCCTAGACACCGTTCCCAATCTTGTCCAGCGCATCCCGGCCCCCTACCGCGTCGTTCTCACTACTTCCATGCCCCTTCAATTGACTCCAGCTACGCCGGACCAGTGGTCCCTCGAGTCCATCGATAGCGACGGCCTTACCCTTCACCTCAGGATGTCCAGCCCGGCCTCCGCCCTCCCTGCCCTCACCCAGCTGGCGGGCCGGCAGAACGCGGTCATAACCCGCCTGGAAGTCATCCCCGCCACTCTGGAAGACGTCATCCTGGAGTTGACCGGGACCGCTCCACGATGA
- a CDS encoding cytochrome c oxidase assembly protein: MVLLHLGHGHLPQADSFGDFIREWNFAPEVVIPLGALLGLYMVGRGRLMDRAKYSTKAGGRTALFLLGMGALALALMSPIDTFSQDLFFVHMVQHLLLTMVAAPLLLLSAPVAEYMWALPDPVRLSAGRWLSRRGVVRQALKGATMPVAAWLLFGAVMWSWHVPDAYDAALRSGVVHLAEHLTMFGAGVLFWWPVIGPPPLRTLLPYPLRFLYLFMAMFQSIILGSILTFAGDSIYSYYRESPGHFGLSLADDQQLAGILMWLPGSFIHLTALLTLLYLWLDREEREKAREKQAQVTRSQYAAQRAEMGDG, encoded by the coding sequence ATGGTCTTATTGCATTTGGGCCACGGGCATTTGCCGCAGGCCGACTCGTTTGGAGATTTCATCCGGGAGTGGAACTTTGCGCCGGAGGTAGTGATACCGCTGGGAGCGCTGTTGGGGCTGTACATGGTGGGTCGAGGGCGGTTGATGGACCGGGCCAAGTATTCTACAAAGGCTGGAGGGCGGACGGCGCTATTCTTGTTAGGGATGGGCGCGCTGGCGCTGGCCTTGATGTCGCCCATCGATACGTTTTCGCAAGATTTGTTCTTTGTGCACATGGTTCAGCACTTGCTTCTGACCATGGTGGCCGCACCGCTGCTGCTGCTTTCAGCGCCGGTGGCGGAGTACATGTGGGCGCTGCCCGATCCGGTGAGGCTGTCGGCAGGGCGATGGCTGAGCCGGAGGGGGGTTGTTCGCCAAGCGCTGAAGGGCGCGACGATGCCGGTGGCAGCGTGGCTGCTCTTTGGGGCGGTAATGTGGTCATGGCATGTGCCGGACGCCTACGACGCGGCGCTGAGGTCCGGGGTGGTCCATCTGGCGGAACACCTTACCATGTTCGGGGCTGGCGTACTGTTCTGGTGGCCGGTGATAGGGCCGCCGCCGCTGAGGACGCTGCTGCCGTACCCCTTGAGATTTCTATACCTGTTCATGGCCATGTTCCAGAGCATTATCCTGGGGTCGATACTCACTTTTGCCGGGGATTCGATTTACAGCTACTATCGGGAGTCGCCGGGGCATTTTGGGCTGTCGCTGGCGGACGACCAGCAGCTGGCGGGGATATTGATGTGGCTACCAGGGTCTTTTATACACCTGACGGCGCTGCTGACGCTGCTCTATCTCTGGCTTGACCGGGAAGAGAGGGAGAAGGCGAGGGAGAAGCAGGCGCAGGTTACACGGAGCCAATACGCGGCGCAGCGGGCGGAAATGGGGGACGGGTAG
- a CDS encoding DUF2267 domain-containing protein yields MTTGLDVFDTTVQKSNRWLLELMSELDTQDKHYAYLALRATLHALRDRLTVEEASQLSAQLPMLIRGLYYDAYDPSGKPLRERHKEDFLRRIDDAFYRSDPGVNSEEIAQAVFRLLSRRISEGEIEDVRMMMPKEIRDLWPEPSRTG; encoded by the coding sequence ATGACGACGGGGCTGGATGTTTTCGACACTACAGTTCAGAAGAGCAACAGGTGGCTGCTGGAGCTAATGAGTGAGCTGGACACCCAGGACAAACACTACGCGTACCTGGCGCTGCGGGCCACGCTTCACGCGCTTAGGGACCGGCTTACAGTGGAAGAGGCGTCGCAACTATCGGCGCAGCTGCCGATGCTGATTCGAGGACTCTACTATGACGCCTACGATCCGAGCGGCAAGCCGCTGAGGGAGCGTCATAAAGAAGATTTCCTGAGGCGGATAGACGACGCATTCTATCGATCCGACCCAGGAGTGAACTCGGAGGAGATAGCGCAGGCAGTGTTCAGGCTGCTGTCGCGGCGCATATCGGAGGGGGAGATAGAGGATGTCCGGATGATGATGCCGAAGGAGATAAGAGATTTATGGCCTGAGCCATCAAGGACGGGATAG
- the coxB gene encoding cytochrome c oxidase subunit II, giving the protein MKEHFPKFMKETHLLGRLFLRRGLALGLLLAFALLLLGCYPDNPQSTFDPKGPVARNQLTLFWVIFWASVVVFAIVAGILIYSVIKFRYKGENRLPVQVHGNRNLEVLWTVVPALLLVAIAVMTVRTIFELDEAPSDDQLIVDVYGHQWWWEAVYPQYAVSTANEIHVPVGRDVTVNLISDDVIHSFWVPKLAGKEDVIPNEANDIWFRADEPGIYLGQCAEFCGIAHALMKFRVVASPMEEFEDWVASQQAPARQPANDEAARGLAVFNSKGCVACHTTTGGFDTAEVRDARTEGFLTGQPVTHGPNLTHFATRDVFAGAIADSTEGNLRAWLEDPEEFKPGNRMAALAPAFKDPSLRLSEEEITALIAYLQSLK; this is encoded by the coding sequence TTGAAGGAACACTTCCCCAAGTTCATGAAGGAGACGCATTTGTTAGGCAGGCTCTTTTTGCGCCGCGGACTAGCTTTAGGCCTGCTTTTAGCTTTTGCGCTTCTGCTTCTTGGCTGCTACCCAGACAACCCGCAGTCCACTTTCGACCCGAAGGGCCCGGTAGCCCGCAACCAGCTAACTCTATTCTGGGTTATCTTCTGGGCCAGCGTGGTAGTCTTCGCCATTGTCGCGGGAATACTCATATACTCGGTCATCAAATTCAGGTACAAGGGCGAGAACCGGCTTCCGGTCCAGGTGCATGGCAATCGTAACCTGGAAGTGCTGTGGACGGTAGTGCCGGCGCTGCTGCTGGTGGCGATTGCGGTGATGACGGTGCGCACTATATTTGAGCTGGACGAGGCGCCTTCCGATGACCAGCTCATTGTGGACGTGTACGGCCATCAGTGGTGGTGGGAGGCGGTGTACCCGCAATACGCCGTGTCTACGGCCAACGAGATACACGTGCCGGTGGGGCGCGATGTGACGGTGAATCTGATATCGGACGATGTTATCCATAGCTTCTGGGTGCCGAAACTGGCGGGCAAAGAGGACGTGATACCCAACGAGGCTAACGATATATGGTTTAGGGCGGACGAACCCGGCATATATTTGGGGCAGTGCGCCGAGTTTTGCGGCATAGCCCACGCGCTGATGAAGTTCAGAGTGGTGGCGTCGCCGATGGAGGAGTTTGAGGACTGGGTGGCGTCGCAGCAGGCGCCGGCGCGGCAGCCGGCTAACGACGAGGCGGCGAGGGGCCTGGCAGTGTTCAATTCCAAGGGATGCGTGGCCTGTCACACAACAACTGGCGGCTTCGACACGGCGGAGGTTAGGGACGCGAGGACGGAAGGGTTCCTGACAGGACAGCCGGTGACCCACGGGCCGAATCTGACGCACTTTGCGACTCGAGACGTATTCGCGGGGGCCATAGCAGACAGCACGGAAGGAAACCTAAGGGCATGGCTGGAGGACCCGGAGGAGTTCAAGCCAGGAAATCGAATGGCGGCGCTGGCGCCGGCGTTTAAGGACCCGTCTCTGAGGCTGTCGGAGGAAGAAATAACTGCCTTGATAGCGTATTTGCAGAGCCTGAAATAG